One region of Vespa crabro chromosome 15, iyVesCrab1.2, whole genome shotgun sequence genomic DNA includes:
- the LOC124429327 gene encoding protein suex-1-like, with product MKLLLLLGLIILVFGQETIVSTRSNDNKEIEQQATTILQVQPNSQEGEANRKLTKRSFGWGPWGYGGGYGGYGGYGWPWYGGWGGGWYSGWYPGWPWWYGGYGGWYGHGGWYKKW from the exons ATGAAGCTATTG ttGCTTCTTGGATTGATCATTCTGGTCTTTGGCCAGGAAACAATTGTCTCTACGAGAtctaacgacaataaggaGATAGAACAGCAAGCAACAACGATACTCCAAGTACAACCAAACAGTCAAGAAGGCGAGGCCAACAGAAAATTAACAAAGAGAAGCTTTGGTTGGGGTCCTTGGGGATACGGAGGTGGTTATGGTGGTTATGGTGGTTATGGTTGGCCTTG gtATGGTGGATGGGGTGGTGGATGGTATAGTGGTTGGTATCCTGGCTGGCCTTGGTGGTACGGTGGTTATGGAGGTTGGTATGGTCATGGTGGATGGTACAAAAAATGGTAA
- the LOC124429319 gene encoding galactose mutarotase isoform X1, protein MRVFLFLIRNYREGFSKYSDFIRNRLKTNTFAMSDCKSNLVTVQNWGSANGRDVEKYTLKNEAGQEVDIITYGATITNIKTPDKYGNVEDILLGFDNISGYLSSDNPYFGATVGRVANRIAKGRFVLDGKVYKLSRNNGENSLHGGTKGWSFKIWNATIDNDAVVMTLLSEDGDEGYPGAVIASAKFRLSNDGRLCIEMKSFASKPTPINLTNHAYFNLAGHGTNAKELYNHRIVLNADRWTVTDSNSIPTGEIRSVKNSIMDLRRPTVLGDVIDKVPGGGYDYNFCLPEKTDNTNMNQFVAEVEHTSSGRYMTVHSNQPGVQFYTANSLPAFNTTGISGKDGKHYFRHGALCLETQNYPDAVNHANFPNSILRPAQLYLHTVCYKFGVKK, encoded by the exons ATGAGAgtgtttttatttc TCATTCGAAATTATCGCGAAGGATTTAGTAAGTACAGTGATTTTATTCGGAAcagattaaaaacaaatac ATTTGCTATGAGCGATTGTAAATCAAATTTAGTAACGGTCCAAAATTGGGGATCGGCTAATGGACGAGACGTAGAAAAATATACGTTAAAAAATGAAGCTGGTCAAGAAGTGGATATTATCACGTACGGTGCGACGATAACTAATATCAAAACACCAGACAAATATGGCAATGTAGAGGACATACTACTTGGCTTCGATAATATATCTG GCTATTTATCTTCCGATAATCCGTATTTCGGTGCAACGGTTGGTCGAGTCGCAAATCGTATTGCAAAGGGACGTTTCGTTTTGGATGGTAAAGTATATAAACTATCACGAAATAACGGCGAGAATAGTCTTCATGGAGGTACGAAAGGTTGGAGTTTTAAAATATGGAATGCTACAATCGATAATGATGCTGTCGTGATGACCCTGTTAAGCGAGGACGGAGACGAAGGTTATCCTGGAGCCGTAATCGCATCAGCAAAGTTTAGATTATCGAACGATGGAAGATTGTGCattgaaatgaaaagtttCGCTAGTAAACCCACTCCCATTAATTTAACTAATCATGCGTATTTCAATCTCGCCGGTCAT gGAACTAATGCAAAGGAATTGTACAATCATCGAATCGTTCTCAATGCTGATCGTTGGACTGTTACGGATTCAAACAGTATTCCTACCGGAGAAATTAGATCTGTTAAGAATAGCATAATGGATCTTAGAAGACCGACGGTACTCGGTGATGTCATCGATAAAGTACCTGGCGGTGGATATGATTACAATTTTTGTTTGCCCGAAAAAActgataataccaatatgaATCAATTCGTTGCGGAAGTCGAACACACAAGTTCAGGTAGATATATGACAGTCCATTCGAATCAACCAGGTGTCCAATTTTATACAGCTAATTCTCTACCTGCTTTTAATACCACCGGTATATCTGGGAAAGATGgaaaacattattttcgaCACGGTGCTCTATGTTTGGAAACACAAAATTATCCTGATGCTGTTAATCAC GCAAACTTTCCAAATAGTATTCTGAGGCCAGCGCAATTATATTTGCACACTGTCTGCTACAAGTTTGGAgttaagaagtaa
- the LOC124429329 gene encoding uncharacterized protein DDB_G0283697-like, whose protein sequence is MRGNTDNLLEETIEDINGVECRNYSFSNSAKVEKISPTRSIENNKENLTKVEKYRDKRALGLILSGLAQIFGYTPTPIQLATLPNPVKSDNNPGASGNNQSSFMPPMMLPLNLPNQVALRSSTQAAMPISTTTAQPRPKETIRFTGVVNFGNRSDVVGHLQQYERIFHGSQTTNPPASSSSTSSSIPILSSTTPSSFSTMSSFDVRESLKYRPPLLSPYLVKIPLPIAPNLPPPISPTTKINFSIKNTNIPRRKEQEIVYRKNENIENYNVENKKIQSEKDVAIPENKFQHNIYIGEPYWKKLHEERITQLERKQQECAEKLKEREKERNHIYRNENDSKQRVIGRERERNHDYQKEDHSGQKEGLRDRENDDGDDREREYSSNIKEDGTHGNNEDEESENSREPYEEQHPGYPREGPTNEKQKNIEDYDDYDEDDSYKNDERKENLKEPGTKVYDNNYTNVNYDKPLPISDYYEKERPPQQLRDSYGEIVDNRALVDERIANYYGDVKNQQTIPQDSPNISDFIEESEEKYEGRPESKNDKQINEDLYKKLREEYAIIPLENKYEEYNLENNDQSEKDIKNESENPKYENDSTSNKNDPIQNSESTPFVDKTNSNELKIKKVSNIRNNVIPIKNKSFNEFAFVKNSPYILPIRYVYGPDELEEAKTRRFHSEKVTKEEDHSSNIDARSTTDEKKSQKKKLNAEDLTPKIGLPERLTEKKLHEGERKELQIWPAPFDFVFDSTEQTNVLVPVIMKEKSRENIYHSPVIPTRTMIYEQNPNTLRYLAPFVPMHYRTHQQPTFYLNKRFIS, encoded by the exons ATGCGAGGAAATACTGATAACTTACTTGAGGAAACGATTGAag ATATAAATGGCGTCGAATGCAGGAACTATTCGTTTTCAAATTCGGCCAAAGTAGAAAAAATCTCTCCTACGAGAAGCATTGAAAATAACAAGGAAAATCTGACTAAAGTGGAAAAATATCGAGACAAACGTGCATTGGGTTTAATTTTGTCAGGCTTAGCTCAGATCTTTGGATACACTCCAACTCCAATACAATTGGCCACACTTCCAAATCCAGTTAAATCTGACAATAATCCCGGTGCATCTGGGAACAATCAAAGTTCTTTTATGCCACCGATGATGCTACCTTTAAATTTGCCTAATCAAGTTGCCTTACGTTCTTCCACTCAGGCAGCAATGCCAATTTCGACAACAACGGCACAACCCAGACCAAAAGAAACTATCAGATTTACCGGTGTTGTCAATTTTGGTAATAGATCCGACGTGGTTGGACATTTGCAACAATACGAAAGAATATTTCACGGTAGTCAAACAACAAATCCTCCTGCATCATCGtcatcaacatcatcatcgATTCCTATACTTTCATCGACAACCCCATCATCTTTTAGTACAATGTCATCGTTTGATGTAAGagaatcattgaaatataGGCCACCTTTGTTATCTCCATACTTGGTCAAAATCCCTTTACCGATCGCACCTAATCTTCCACCTCCGATATCACCGACAACgaagattaatttttctattaaaaatacgaACATACCGCGTAGGAAGGAACAAGAAATTGTTtatagaaagaatgagaatatagaaaattataacgtggaaaataaaaagatacaaagTGAGAAGGATGTAGCTATAccggaaaataaatttcaacatAACATTTATATCGGCGAACCTTATTGGAAAAAGTTGCACGAGGAAAGAATAACTCAGTTGGAACGTAAACAGCAAGAATGTGCTGAGAAATTAaaggaacgagagaaagaacgaaatcaTATTTATCGCAATGAGAATGATTCTAAACAGAGAgtaataggaagagagagagaacgaaatcaTGATTATCAAAAAGAGGATCATTCTGGACAAAAGGAAGGATTGAGGGATCGTGAaaatgatgatggtgatgatcgTGAACGAGAGTATTCTTCGAATATTAAAGAAGATGGAACGCATGGAAATAATGAAGACGAAGAGTCTGAAAATTCACGCGAACCATACGAAGAACAACATCCAGGCTATCCAAGGGAAGGTCCTACGaatgaaaagcaaaaaaatatcgaagattATGACGATTACGACGAAGATGATTCTTATAAAAAtgacgaacgaaaagaaaatttaaaagaaccGGGCACGAAagtttacgataataattataccaaTGTGAATTACGATAAACCATTACCGATAAgtgattattatgaaaaagagagaccaCCCCAACAGCTTCGTGATAGTTACGGTGAAATTGTAGACAATCGTGCTTTGGTCGACGAGAGGATCGCTAATTATTACGGCGATGTTAAGAATCAACAAACTATACCTCAGGATTCTCCAAACATTTCTGATTTTATCGAGGAATCTGAAGAGAAGTACGAGGGAAGGCCCGAATCTAAAAATGATAAGCAAATTAACGAAGATCTATATAAAAAGCTCAGAGAGGAATATGCGATTATaccattagaaaataaatacgaagagtataatttagaaaataacgatcaatcggaaaaagatattaaaaatgaatcggAAAATCCGAAATACGAGAATGATTCAacttcgaataaaaatgaccCAATTCAAAATAGCGAATCAACTCCATTCGTAGATAAGACTAATTCTAACGAATTGAAAATTAAGAAGGTAAGTAACATTCGTAATAATGTCAttccgataaaaaataaatcatttaacgAATTTGCTTTCGTTAAAAACTCGCCATACATTTTACCAATTCGATATGTTTACGGACCAGACGAACTTGAAGAAGCTAAAACGCGTCGTTTCCATTCCGAAAAAGtcacgaaagaagaagatcatTCTAGTAACATCGACGCAAGGAGTACAACCGATGAGAAAAaatcacaaaaaaagaaattgaatgcCGAGGACCTAACTCCTAAAATAGGTCTTCCAGAAAGATTAACTGAGAAAAAATTGCACGAAGGGGAGAGGAAAGAACTTCAAATTTGGCCTGCACCATTTGACTTTGTTTTTGATAGTACCGAACAAACAAACGTGCTCGTTCCTgtgattatgaaagaaaaatcaagagaaaatatatatcattcacCTGTTATTCCTACTCGTACAATGATCTATGAACAAAATCCGAATACTTTAAGATACCTTGCACCATTTGTACCAATGCACTATAGGACCCATCAGCAGCCTAcattttatcttaataaaagatttatatcgtaa
- the LOC124429321 gene encoding choline/ethanolamine kinase isoform X3 — MSEKNFEMRETAARICRDYLHGVWKRVTAENITLKRISGGLSNWLYNVQLPDGAVPIRGEPRQVLLRLYGQVHGERALEGLITESVIFTLLSERRLGPKLHGIFPGGRIEEYIPARPLLTKELSDPTLSLMIAEKLGQIHTMQVPISKEPTWLWDTMTKWLATATDILENIDEIDSRQHDNVYVLRSIDLEHEINWFRDLVAQEKHPVVFCHNDMQEGNILLRQNSRKTELVVIDFEYCSYNYRGFDIANHFIEWQYDYTAGKYPFFHERTGAGPTKEQKLDFIKSYLRTVQKESQAEEERIMMEIKVFSLASHLFWGLWSIVNAKLSEIPFGYWDYAVCRLQNYQCLKEKLLIPGPPTLDGAIRRKVTDTD; from the exons ATGTCAGAGAAGAATTTCGAGATGAGGGAAACAGCTGCTCGTATCTGTCGAGATTATCTTCATGGTGTTTGGAAACGAGTTACAGCAGAGAATATCACCCTTAAACGTATCAG TGGAGGCCTCAGTAATTGGCTTTACAACGTTCAGCTGCCAGACGGTGCTGTCCCGATACGCGGCGAGCCGCGGCAAGTTTTATTACGACTGTACGGTCAAGTACATGGGGAAAGGGCGTTGGAAGGACTTATCACCGAATCGGTCATCTTCACGCTACTTTCAGAGAGGCGACTTGGCCCAAAATTACATGGTATATTTCCCGGTGGCCGTATAGAAGAGTATATACCGGCTAGGCCATTGTTAACTAAAGAATTGTCCGATCCAACATTGAGCTTGATGATAGCTGAAAAATTGGGACAGATACATACTATGCAAGTCCCAATTAGTAAAGAACCAACTTGGCTATGGGATACTATGACCAAGTGGCTTGCTACGGCGAcagatattttagaaaatattgatgAGATTGATTCGCGCCAGCACGATAACGTCTACGTTttgcgatcgatcgatctcgaaCATGAGATTAATTGGTTCAG AGACCTCGTTGCACAAGAAAAACATCCAGTCGTATTTTGTCATAACGATATGCAAGAGGGTAACATCCTTCTTCGGCAAAATTCGCGAAAGACCGAATTGGTTGTTATCGACTTTGAATATTGTTCCTACAACTACCGAGGTTTTGATATCGCTAATCATTTCATCGAATGGCAGTACGATTACACAGCAGGGAAATATCCATTCTTCCATGAACGTACAGGGGCTGGACCTACGAAAGAGCAGAAG CTCGATTTTATCAAGAGTTACTTGAGAACAGTCCAGAAGGAATCTCAGGCAGAAGAAGAACGTATTATGATggaaataaaagtattttcgTTAGCCAGTCACCTGTTTTGGGGCCTTTGGAGTATCGTCAATGCCAAATTATCTGAAATACCATTTGGATATTGG gaTTATGCAGTATGTAGGCTACAAAATTATCAatgtttgaaagaaaaattattaattcctGGACCTCCTACATTGGATGGTGCTATTAGAAGAAAAGTAACGGATACTGATTGA
- the LOC124429321 gene encoding choline/ethanolamine kinase isoform X2 encodes MGVENKMSEKNFEMRETAARICRDYLHGVWKRVTAENITLKRISGGLSNWLYNVQLPDGAVPIRGEPRQVLLRLYGQVHGERALEGLITESVIFTLLSERRLGPKLHGIFPGGRIEEYIPARPLLTKELSDPTLSLMIAEKLGQIHTMQVPISKEPTWLWDTMTKWLATATDILENIDEIDSRQHDNVYVLRSIDLEHEINWFRDLVAQEKHPVVFCHNDMQEGNILLRQNSRKTELVVIDFEYCSYNYRGFDIANHFIEWQYDYTAGKYPFFHERTGAGPTKEQKLDFIKSYLRTVQKESQAEEERIMMEIKVFSLASHLFWGLWSIVNAKLSEIPFGYWDYAVCRLQNYQCLKEKLLIPGPPTLDGAIRRKVTDTD; translated from the exons ATGGGCGTGGAAAATAAG ATGTCAGAGAAGAATTTCGAGATGAGGGAAACAGCTGCTCGTATCTGTCGAGATTATCTTCATGGTGTTTGGAAACGAGTTACAGCAGAGAATATCACCCTTAAACGTATCAG TGGAGGCCTCAGTAATTGGCTTTACAACGTTCAGCTGCCAGACGGTGCTGTCCCGATACGCGGCGAGCCGCGGCAAGTTTTATTACGACTGTACGGTCAAGTACATGGGGAAAGGGCGTTGGAAGGACTTATCACCGAATCGGTCATCTTCACGCTACTTTCAGAGAGGCGACTTGGCCCAAAATTACATGGTATATTTCCCGGTGGCCGTATAGAAGAGTATATACCGGCTAGGCCATTGTTAACTAAAGAATTGTCCGATCCAACATTGAGCTTGATGATAGCTGAAAAATTGGGACAGATACATACTATGCAAGTCCCAATTAGTAAAGAACCAACTTGGCTATGGGATACTATGACCAAGTGGCTTGCTACGGCGAcagatattttagaaaatattgatgAGATTGATTCGCGCCAGCACGATAACGTCTACGTTttgcgatcgatcgatctcgaaCATGAGATTAATTGGTTCAG AGACCTCGTTGCACAAGAAAAACATCCAGTCGTATTTTGTCATAACGATATGCAAGAGGGTAACATCCTTCTTCGGCAAAATTCGCGAAAGACCGAATTGGTTGTTATCGACTTTGAATATTGTTCCTACAACTACCGAGGTTTTGATATCGCTAATCATTTCATCGAATGGCAGTACGATTACACAGCAGGGAAATATCCATTCTTCCATGAACGTACAGGGGCTGGACCTACGAAAGAGCAGAAG CTCGATTTTATCAAGAGTTACTTGAGAACAGTCCAGAAGGAATCTCAGGCAGAAGAAGAACGTATTATGATggaaataaaagtattttcgTTAGCCAGTCACCTGTTTTGGGGCCTTTGGAGTATCGTCAATGCCAAATTATCTGAAATACCATTTGGATATTGG gaTTATGCAGTATGTAGGCTACAAAATTATCAatgtttgaaagaaaaattattaattcctGGACCTCCTACATTGGATGGTGCTATTAGAAGAAAAGTAACGGATACTGATTGA
- the LOC124429319 gene encoding galactose mutarotase isoform X3: MSDCKSNLVTVQNWGSANGRDVEKYTLKNEAGQEVDIITYGATITNIKTPDKYGNVEDILLGFDNISGYLSSDNPYFGATVGRVANRIAKGRFVLDGKVYKLSRNNGENSLHGGTKGWSFKIWNATIDNDAVVMTLLSEDGDEGYPGAVIASAKFRLSNDGRLCIEMKSFASKPTPINLTNHAYFNLAGHGTNAKELYNHRIVLNADRWTVTDSNSIPTGEIRSVKNSIMDLRRPTVLGDVIDKVPGGGYDYNFCLPEKTDNTNMNQFVAEVEHTSSGRYMTVHSNQPGVQFYTANSLPAFNTTGISGKDGKHYFRHGALCLETQNYPDAVNHANFPNSILRPAQLYLHTVCYKFGVKK; encoded by the exons ATGAGCGATTGTAAATCAAATTTAGTAACGGTCCAAAATTGGGGATCGGCTAATGGACGAGACGTAGAAAAATATACGTTAAAAAATGAAGCTGGTCAAGAAGTGGATATTATCACGTACGGTGCGACGATAACTAATATCAAAACACCAGACAAATATGGCAATGTAGAGGACATACTACTTGGCTTCGATAATATATCTG GCTATTTATCTTCCGATAATCCGTATTTCGGTGCAACGGTTGGTCGAGTCGCAAATCGTATTGCAAAGGGACGTTTCGTTTTGGATGGTAAAGTATATAAACTATCACGAAATAACGGCGAGAATAGTCTTCATGGAGGTACGAAAGGTTGGAGTTTTAAAATATGGAATGCTACAATCGATAATGATGCTGTCGTGATGACCCTGTTAAGCGAGGACGGAGACGAAGGTTATCCTGGAGCCGTAATCGCATCAGCAAAGTTTAGATTATCGAACGATGGAAGATTGTGCattgaaatgaaaagtttCGCTAGTAAACCCACTCCCATTAATTTAACTAATCATGCGTATTTCAATCTCGCCGGTCAT gGAACTAATGCAAAGGAATTGTACAATCATCGAATCGTTCTCAATGCTGATCGTTGGACTGTTACGGATTCAAACAGTATTCCTACCGGAGAAATTAGATCTGTTAAGAATAGCATAATGGATCTTAGAAGACCGACGGTACTCGGTGATGTCATCGATAAAGTACCTGGCGGTGGATATGATTACAATTTTTGTTTGCCCGAAAAAActgataataccaatatgaATCAATTCGTTGCGGAAGTCGAACACACAAGTTCAGGTAGATATATGACAGTCCATTCGAATCAACCAGGTGTCCAATTTTATACAGCTAATTCTCTACCTGCTTTTAATACCACCGGTATATCTGGGAAAGATGgaaaacattattttcgaCACGGTGCTCTATGTTTGGAAACACAAAATTATCCTGATGCTGTTAATCAC GCAAACTTTCCAAATAGTATTCTGAGGCCAGCGCAATTATATTTGCACACTGTCTGCTACAAGTTTGGAgttaagaagtaa
- the LOC124429319 gene encoding galactose mutarotase isoform X2 produces the protein MSKKQQVLLFMQLIAFAMSDCKSNLVTVQNWGSANGRDVEKYTLKNEAGQEVDIITYGATITNIKTPDKYGNVEDILLGFDNISGYLSSDNPYFGATVGRVANRIAKGRFVLDGKVYKLSRNNGENSLHGGTKGWSFKIWNATIDNDAVVMTLLSEDGDEGYPGAVIASAKFRLSNDGRLCIEMKSFASKPTPINLTNHAYFNLAGHGTNAKELYNHRIVLNADRWTVTDSNSIPTGEIRSVKNSIMDLRRPTVLGDVIDKVPGGGYDYNFCLPEKTDNTNMNQFVAEVEHTSSGRYMTVHSNQPGVQFYTANSLPAFNTTGISGKDGKHYFRHGALCLETQNYPDAVNHANFPNSILRPAQLYLHTVCYKFGVKK, from the exons ATGTCGAAAAAACAACAAGTCTTGTTGTTCATGCAACTAATTGC ATTTGCTATGAGCGATTGTAAATCAAATTTAGTAACGGTCCAAAATTGGGGATCGGCTAATGGACGAGACGTAGAAAAATATACGTTAAAAAATGAAGCTGGTCAAGAAGTGGATATTATCACGTACGGTGCGACGATAACTAATATCAAAACACCAGACAAATATGGCAATGTAGAGGACATACTACTTGGCTTCGATAATATATCTG GCTATTTATCTTCCGATAATCCGTATTTCGGTGCAACGGTTGGTCGAGTCGCAAATCGTATTGCAAAGGGACGTTTCGTTTTGGATGGTAAAGTATATAAACTATCACGAAATAACGGCGAGAATAGTCTTCATGGAGGTACGAAAGGTTGGAGTTTTAAAATATGGAATGCTACAATCGATAATGATGCTGTCGTGATGACCCTGTTAAGCGAGGACGGAGACGAAGGTTATCCTGGAGCCGTAATCGCATCAGCAAAGTTTAGATTATCGAACGATGGAAGATTGTGCattgaaatgaaaagtttCGCTAGTAAACCCACTCCCATTAATTTAACTAATCATGCGTATTTCAATCTCGCCGGTCAT gGAACTAATGCAAAGGAATTGTACAATCATCGAATCGTTCTCAATGCTGATCGTTGGACTGTTACGGATTCAAACAGTATTCCTACCGGAGAAATTAGATCTGTTAAGAATAGCATAATGGATCTTAGAAGACCGACGGTACTCGGTGATGTCATCGATAAAGTACCTGGCGGTGGATATGATTACAATTTTTGTTTGCCCGAAAAAActgataataccaatatgaATCAATTCGTTGCGGAAGTCGAACACACAAGTTCAGGTAGATATATGACAGTCCATTCGAATCAACCAGGTGTCCAATTTTATACAGCTAATTCTCTACCTGCTTTTAATACCACCGGTATATCTGGGAAAGATGgaaaacattattttcgaCACGGTGCTCTATGTTTGGAAACACAAAATTATCCTGATGCTGTTAATCAC GCAAACTTTCCAAATAGTATTCTGAGGCCAGCGCAATTATATTTGCACACTGTCTGCTACAAGTTTGGAgttaagaagtaa
- the LOC124429321 gene encoding choline/ethanolamine kinase isoform X1, whose translation MKRSGITSTRNLRHLQDTKMSEKNFEMRETAARICRDYLHGVWKRVTAENITLKRISGGLSNWLYNVQLPDGAVPIRGEPRQVLLRLYGQVHGERALEGLITESVIFTLLSERRLGPKLHGIFPGGRIEEYIPARPLLTKELSDPTLSLMIAEKLGQIHTMQVPISKEPTWLWDTMTKWLATATDILENIDEIDSRQHDNVYVLRSIDLEHEINWFRDLVAQEKHPVVFCHNDMQEGNILLRQNSRKTELVVIDFEYCSYNYRGFDIANHFIEWQYDYTAGKYPFFHERTGAGPTKEQKLDFIKSYLRTVQKESQAEEERIMMEIKVFSLASHLFWGLWSIVNAKLSEIPFGYWDYAVCRLQNYQCLKEKLLIPGPPTLDGAIRRKVTDTD comes from the exons ATGAAACGATCAGGAATAACGTCGACGAGGAATCTGCGTCATTTGCAGGATACGAAG ATGTCAGAGAAGAATTTCGAGATGAGGGAAACAGCTGCTCGTATCTGTCGAGATTATCTTCATGGTGTTTGGAAACGAGTTACAGCAGAGAATATCACCCTTAAACGTATCAG TGGAGGCCTCAGTAATTGGCTTTACAACGTTCAGCTGCCAGACGGTGCTGTCCCGATACGCGGCGAGCCGCGGCAAGTTTTATTACGACTGTACGGTCAAGTACATGGGGAAAGGGCGTTGGAAGGACTTATCACCGAATCGGTCATCTTCACGCTACTTTCAGAGAGGCGACTTGGCCCAAAATTACATGGTATATTTCCCGGTGGCCGTATAGAAGAGTATATACCGGCTAGGCCATTGTTAACTAAAGAATTGTCCGATCCAACATTGAGCTTGATGATAGCTGAAAAATTGGGACAGATACATACTATGCAAGTCCCAATTAGTAAAGAACCAACTTGGCTATGGGATACTATGACCAAGTGGCTTGCTACGGCGAcagatattttagaaaatattgatgAGATTGATTCGCGCCAGCACGATAACGTCTACGTTttgcgatcgatcgatctcgaaCATGAGATTAATTGGTTCAG AGACCTCGTTGCACAAGAAAAACATCCAGTCGTATTTTGTCATAACGATATGCAAGAGGGTAACATCCTTCTTCGGCAAAATTCGCGAAAGACCGAATTGGTTGTTATCGACTTTGAATATTGTTCCTACAACTACCGAGGTTTTGATATCGCTAATCATTTCATCGAATGGCAGTACGATTACACAGCAGGGAAATATCCATTCTTCCATGAACGTACAGGGGCTGGACCTACGAAAGAGCAGAAG CTCGATTTTATCAAGAGTTACTTGAGAACAGTCCAGAAGGAATCTCAGGCAGAAGAAGAACGTATTATGATggaaataaaagtattttcgTTAGCCAGTCACCTGTTTTGGGGCCTTTGGAGTATCGTCAATGCCAAATTATCTGAAATACCATTTGGATATTGG gaTTATGCAGTATGTAGGCTACAAAATTATCAatgtttgaaagaaaaattattaattcctGGACCTCCTACATTGGATGGTGCTATTAGAAGAAAAGTAACGGATACTGATTGA
- the LOC124429321 gene encoding choline/ethanolamine kinase isoform X4, which produces MKRSGITSTRNLRHLQDTKMSEKNFEMRETAARICRDYLHGVWKRVTAENITLKRISGGLSNWLYNVQLPDGAVPIRGEPRQVLLRLYGQVHGERALEGLITESVIFTLLSERRLGPKLHGIFPGGRIEEYIPARPLLTKELSDPTLSLMIAEKLGQIHTMQVPISKEPTWLWDTMTKWLATATDILENIDEIDSRQHDNVYVLRSIDLEHEINWFRDLVAQEKHPVVFCHNDMQEGNILLRQNSRKTELVVIDFEYCSYNYRGFDIANHFIEWQYDYTAGKYPFFHERTGAGPTKEQKFHRTAIHGRDRIDARYRDKLGGI; this is translated from the exons ATGAAACGATCAGGAATAACGTCGACGAGGAATCTGCGTCATTTGCAGGATACGAAG ATGTCAGAGAAGAATTTCGAGATGAGGGAAACAGCTGCTCGTATCTGTCGAGATTATCTTCATGGTGTTTGGAAACGAGTTACAGCAGAGAATATCACCCTTAAACGTATCAG TGGAGGCCTCAGTAATTGGCTTTACAACGTTCAGCTGCCAGACGGTGCTGTCCCGATACGCGGCGAGCCGCGGCAAGTTTTATTACGACTGTACGGTCAAGTACATGGGGAAAGGGCGTTGGAAGGACTTATCACCGAATCGGTCATCTTCACGCTACTTTCAGAGAGGCGACTTGGCCCAAAATTACATGGTATATTTCCCGGTGGCCGTATAGAAGAGTATATACCGGCTAGGCCATTGTTAACTAAAGAATTGTCCGATCCAACATTGAGCTTGATGATAGCTGAAAAATTGGGACAGATACATACTATGCAAGTCCCAATTAGTAAAGAACCAACTTGGCTATGGGATACTATGACCAAGTGGCTTGCTACGGCGAcagatattttagaaaatattgatgAGATTGATTCGCGCCAGCACGATAACGTCTACGTTttgcgatcgatcgatctcgaaCATGAGATTAATTGGTTCAG AGACCTCGTTGCACAAGAAAAACATCCAGTCGTATTTTGTCATAACGATATGCAAGAGGGTAACATCCTTCTTCGGCAAAATTCGCGAAAGACCGAATTGGTTGTTATCGACTTTGAATATTGTTCCTACAACTACCGAGGTTTTGATATCGCTAATCATTTCATCGAATGGCAGTACGATTACACAGCAGGGAAATATCCATTCTTCCATGAACGTACAGGGGCTGGACCTACGAAAGAGCAGAAG tTTCACAGGACTGCAATTCACGGGAGAGACAGGATCGATGCACGCTATCGGGATAAATTGGGCGGCATATGA